The sequence CGACGAGGCCGATCTCCCAGGCCAGGTAGCGGCGGAACCCCTCCTTCTGCCGCTCGGGATCGGATTCGAACCAGCCGTGGCGAATCGCGTCCTCGGCGGGAGCCACGAAATGCCCGTCCCCGGCCTCGACCGGGAATCCGGCCGCGACCCAGGCCGCGGTTCCACCGGCCAGGACCTTGACCGGCCGGTCGGTGGCGGCGGCTAGCTCGGGCGCCGCCAAACGGGCGACGACGCCGTCCGGGGAGGTCAGCACGACGGCGCCGTCGCCGGGCAGTTCCGCCGCCGCGTCGGCGAGCCGGGCCCGCGGGGCGAACACGGCGCCCGGCAGATGACCCGCCAGGTAGCCGTTGCTCGGCGCCAGGTCCACGACCAGCGGAGCCGTGGCCGAACCGAGGGCGTCGCGCAGCGCGCCCGCCTCGACCAGGTCGACCTCGGCGAGCCCGAGCACGACCGGCGCGACCGGGCCGGTCTCCAGCTCCGCGCCGGAGTCGGTGCTGGTGACGAACACCTCGCCCCAGCCGATCTGGGTGACCCAGGAGGCCGCCACGGTGGCGCGCACCAGGTCGGGCCCGTCGACCAGCACGATCCGGGCGTTGTGCGTGCCGACGTGCCGGAAGACCCACGGCGCGAGATCCCAGCTCGGCGCCGACAGCGAGCCCGGCACGTGGCCGGCCTCGAACTCCTCGCGCGGCCGGACGTCGAGCAGGTACACCGAGCGTTCGTCACCCTCGGCCTGGAACCGGCGCAGCGTCGGGCCGTCGATGGTCCGGATGCCGAAGCGCTCGGCGACGCCGCGGGCCCGGGCCCGCGCGGTCTCGACGTTCGCCGGCCGCGGCGGCGGCGCGGCCGAGGCCTTGCCGTGGTCGAGGGTGTGCCCTTCGAGGATCCAGGACTGGGTGCCGCCCTCCAGCGCGACCACCCGGTTGGGCAGCCCGGCGTTGATCAGGGTCTGGGCGCCGATGATGCTGCGGGTGCGCCCGGCGCAGTTGACGACGACCAGCGCGTCCGGCGAGGCGACGACCTCGTCGACGCGGTAGACGAGCTCGGCGCCCGGGATGGACGTGCCGCCCGGCAGGCTGTGGACCTGGAACTCCTCCAGCGGCCGGCTGTCGAGGATCACGACGTCGCGGCCCTCGGCCTGCGCCGCGAGCAGCTCGGCGACGGTGACGTGCGGGGTCTTGTAGACGTCCTCGACGAACTCGCCGAACGCCTGCCCGACCACGTGGTCGCCGCCGGTGTGCACCTTGTGGCCCGCGTCGGCCCAGGCGCGCAGCCCGCCGTCCAGCGGCCGCACGTCGGAGTAGCCCAGCTCGGTGAGGCGCCGCGCCGCCCGCGCCGCCAGGCCCTCGTCGCCGCTGTCGTACACGACGACCGGCGTCGAGCGGCGGGGGACCAGGGTGTCGATCCTCGTCTCCAGGACGCCGAGCGGCGCGGCGACCCCGAGCAGGATGGAGCCGCGCTCCGCGGTGACGCGGGCGTCCCGGACGTCGAGCAGGGCGAACTCACCGCTGGCGCCCAGCAGGGTGTGGAGGTCTTCCGCCGAAATGGCCGAGCCCGTCATGTGCATTCTCCTGATCGAGATGAACGCTAGAAGTAGGCGCCGTTGGGCAGCGGTGTTCCGCTGATCAGGTGGGCGCCGATCCGCTGCGCCTTGTAGCTGCGCGGATTGTGCGAGGCGAGGGTGCGAATGTTGCGCCAGTGCCGGTCGAGATGCGCGCCGCGGCGGGCGGCCGTGGCGCCGCCCGCGTCGAAGAGGGCCGTCGCGGCACGCTGCGCCAGCTCGTCGATCACGACCTTGGCTTTCGCGGCCTTCAATGCGGCGGCGGCGTCCAGGTCGGGATTTCCGTCGCCGGCCAGAATGGCCGAGACGGAGGCGTCCAACGTATCGGCGGCATCGAGGACGAGGGCCTCGGCCGCATAGGCAGCGCTGGCGATATAACCGACCGTCTCCTGGAGGATTGGGTCATCGACGGGACGCTCGGCGGGCGCATGGTAGAAGGTGCGCACCCGTTCCCGGACGAGAGCCGCCGCGTCCTGCGCGACCTGCCGCAGAATGCCCGCGATGACGGTCGTCAGCCACAGCTGCGGAAACGTCGCCGGATAGGCCGAGCCCTTGTCCGACCAGGCGTCCTGACCGGACAGGAAGTCCTCGGGGGCCAGGCGGACCCCGGAGAACCGGGTGGTGCCGCTCCCGGTGAGCCGTTGGCCGATCCCGTCCCAGTCGTCCTCGTGGATCACCCCGGCGCGGTCGGCGGGGACGACCACCTGCGTGGTGGCGCCGTCGGCGGTACCGGCGGAGACCACGATGAAGTCCGCGTACAGGTTTCCCGTGCTGTAGACCTTCGTCCCGTCCAGCCGGAAGCCGTCGGCGTCGGGCGTCACGGCCGTCGAGTGGGCCTGCTCCCGCTGGCCGATGTTGGGCGTGCCCGGCTCGGACGACGAGGCCCCGAACAGGGCGCCGCCGAGCACCCTGGCCAGCAGCGGGTCCTCGGCGCCGGCCGCGGCGCGCAGCCGGCCCTCGACGATCAGGAAGTGGTTGCGCAGGCTCTGCGCGATGTTCGGGTCGGCCGCGCCCAGGTCGAGCACGGTCTCGAACAGCTCACGGATCGAGGCCCCGCCGCCGCCCCACGCGGCCGGCAGCCGCAACGCGCCCAGGCGCGCCTGGCGGATCAGCGCGAACTGCTCCCAGGGCGGCCGGGCGTCGTGCTCGCGGTCGGGCTCGCCCTGCGCGAGCCGCGCGAGCAGGGCGCGCAGCTCGGCGGATCGGGGCCGCACCGCGGTGGCGACGCAATCGGGCACGTCGAGCGTTTCCAGGGTCGTCATCTGCCAGCTCCGGGCGAGGTCGATCGGGTCGTCATCGGGGCGGCGGCTCAGTAGTAGACGGAGCCGACGAGGCCGCCGCCGGCCGCGATCGCGTCGCCGGTGATGCTCACGCTGCGGGGCGAGGCCAGGAAGGCGACGACGTCGGCGACCTCGTGGGCCTCGACGATCCGGCCGATGGAGGTGTTGACCGCCCGCCGGATGCTGTCCGGGCTGGCGTCCGCGCCGGCGCCCGATGCCTCGGCCAGCAGCGCGGCGTTGGTGTCGGTGCGGGTCGCCCCCGGGTGGACGACCGTCACGTTCACCCCGTGCGGGCCGAGCTCGTCGGCGAGGTTCTTGGTCAGCGCGGCGACGCTGACGTTGCGGATGGTGCGCACGATCGAGTGCGTCTGCCGGGCGCCCAGGCCGCTGATGTTGATGATCCGGCCCCAGCCCTGGGCGGTCAGAAGCGGCGCGACGGCCCGGCTGGTCCGCAGGTAGCCGACGACCTTGATGTTCACGTCGGCCCAGAACGCCTCGTCGGTGGTCTCGGCCAGGGGCGGGAACGGGTAGCCGGCCGTCTGGTTCGAGGCGTTGTTGACCAGGATGTCGACGCCGCCGAGCCGTTGTACGGTCTCGTCGACGAGGCGGCGGACCGACTCGTCGTCGCCGGTGTCGGTCGCCACGGCGAACACCTTGCGGCCGTGGCGTTGCGCCACCTGCTCGGCGGCACGTTCCAGCTTGTCGGCCGAGCGCGCGGCCAGCACGAGGTCGACGCCCTCCGCCGCCAGGGCGTGCGCGATCGCCAGTCCGATTCCCTGGCTCGCGCCGGTCACTATGGCGCGCTTGTCGGTGAGTCCGAGGTCCATGGCGTTCTCTTTCTGGGCAGCGTGAACCGCACGCGGGGGACAGCCGTCGCCGCATGACGGAATGACAAGGAGAACGGTCGTCGGAAACCGCGGAGACCGTTGCCGAAAAGACCGCGTTCCGGGGAATCCGACGCGTCGAAGGACGCGGCGGTGCGCGGGGTTTGGGCGTTCCGGACAGCGACCGATGACCGAGAGAATCGGCGCGGAAGCAGTCAGAGAGGCCGGGCCCGCGCGGCCCGCCGAAAACGTGAGCTAAATGCTACGGACAGACTGCGCCACTGTTACGCATGAGATCGACATGGCGTCGCCTGGTCAGAAGAAGGACGCGACCGGATGGCCGCGGCGCTCCGGTATGAGCGCGGCGGCGGTCCTGCGACGTCACGTCGCGGTCGACAGTCACAATGGCCTCCTTCTGAGATTCACGCTACCTGCTGGGCGAGCGCCGGTAAAGACCTAATTCCCGCGATGCGGCAAAAACCACTGATCCAGTGAACTTACGGCGTGGGCGGGCTCGCGAAGCCGGCCGGCCGGCCCGGGAAGAGGGAGAGCGGCAGGCTGAGCGCGCCGGCCGCCGCCGCGAGTTCGAGGCCGAGCCGTGGCAGGGCGTCCAGCGGGAGCGACCGGGTCGTGCCGACCACGCCGAGGGCCGCGACCACCCGCCCGTCGTCGCCCCGGACCGGGACGGCGACGCCGCGCCGGTCCGGCTGGTACTCGACGTCTTCCAGCGCGTAGGCCCGCGCGACGGTCCGGTCCAGCTCCGCCGCGAGATCCTCGGCCGAGTCGATCGTCGCGTCCGTGAACCGTGACAGGGAGCCGGGCGCACCCGCGGTCCCGTCGGCCACCCGGCCGCCGTCGGGTGCCGCGTAGGCGAGCAGCACCTTCCCGAGCGCGGTCGCGTGCAGCGGCAGGCGCGGCGACGCCCGCGGGTCAGGCAGGCCGGAACCGTCGCCGGCCGCGCCCAGGACGGCCGCCACCTCGCCGTCGACCCGAACGGCCAGCGTGACCGGCAGTCCGGTCCGCACGCCCAGGCTCTCGACCACCTCACGGGTGCTGGCGACGTCCCCGCCGTCCAGCACGGACCGGGCCAGCCGCAGCAGGGCCGGACCGGGCAGGTAGCGCTCCGACTGAGGCTCCCGCCAGAGCAGCCCCGCCTGGGTGAGCGTCCGCAGCAGGCGGTACGCCGTGCTGGTCGTCAGCCCGGTGGCCGCCGCGAGCTCCGTCAGGGTCCTGTCCCGCTGGCCGTCGGCGAAGCAGTCGAGCAGGCTGGCCGCCCGCAGCACGGACTGGACGGTGTTCGGATCGGTGCGGGCCACCCGACCAGTATCGAGATCGGGAGAGGCCGTCACCAACGGTCGTCCACCGGTTCGGCTGGGCGCACGTCGTAGACGCCCACCCGGTGCAGGATGCGGGGCCCCGGCGCGTCGGTCGCCCGCATCAGCGTCGACCGCATG is a genomic window of Pseudofrankia inefficax containing:
- a CDS encoding putative leader peptide, which codes for MTVDRDVTSQDRRRAHTGAPRPSGRVLLLTRRRHVDLMRNSGAVCP
- a CDS encoding rhodanese-like domain-containing protein, with translation MTGSAISAEDLHTLLGASGEFALLDVRDARVTAERGSILLGVAAPLGVLETRIDTLVPRRSTPVVVYDSGDEGLAARAARRLTELGYSDVRPLDGGLRAWADAGHKVHTGGDHVVGQAFGEFVEDVYKTPHVTVAELLAAQAEGRDVVILDSRPLEEFQVHSLPGGTSIPGAELVYRVDEVVASPDALVVVNCAGRTRSIIGAQTLINAGLPNRVVALEGGTQSWILEGHTLDHGKASAAPPPRPANVETARARARGVAERFGIRTIDGPTLRRFQAEGDERSVYLLDVRPREEFEAGHVPGSLSAPSWDLAPWVFRHVGTHNARIVLVDGPDLVRATVAASWVTQIGWGEVFVTSTDSGAELETGPVAPVVLGLAEVDLVEAGALRDALGSATAPLVVDLAPSNGYLAGHLPGAVFAPRARLADAAAELPGDGAVVLTSPDGVVARLAAPELAAATDRPVKVLAGGTAAWVAAGFPVEAGDGHFVAPAEDAIRHGWFESDPERQKEGFRRYLAWEIGLVAELREDDTVPFRTFL
- a CDS encoding IclR family transcriptional regulator, which produces MARTDPNTVQSVLRAASLLDCFADGQRDRTLTELAAATGLTTSTAYRLLRTLTQAGLLWREPQSERYLPGPALLRLARSVLDGGDVASTREVVESLGVRTGLPVTLAVRVDGEVAAVLGAAGDGSGLPDPRASPRLPLHATALGKVLLAYAAPDGGRVADGTAGAPGSLSRFTDATIDSAEDLAAELDRTVARAYALEDVEYQPDRRGVAVPVRGDDGRVVAALGVVGTTRSLPLDALPRLGLELAAAAGALSLPLSLFPGRPAGFASPPTP
- a CDS encoding SDR family NAD(P)-dependent oxidoreductase, with amino-acid sequence MDLGLTDKRAIVTGASQGIGLAIAHALAAEGVDLVLAARSADKLERAAEQVAQRHGRKVFAVATDTGDDESVRRLVDETVQRLGGVDILVNNASNQTAGYPFPPLAETTDEAFWADVNIKVVGYLRTSRAVAPLLTAQGWGRIINISGLGARQTHSIVRTIRNVSVAALTKNLADELGPHGVNVTVVHPGATRTDTNAALLAEASGAGADASPDSIRRAVNTSIGRIVEAHEVADVVAFLASPRSVSITGDAIAAGGGLVGSVYY
- a CDS encoding acyl-CoA dehydrogenase family protein, with amino-acid sequence MTTLETLDVPDCVATAVRPRSAELRALLARLAQGEPDREHDARPPWEQFALIRQARLGALRLPAAWGGGGASIRELFETVLDLGAADPNIAQSLRNHFLIVEGRLRAAAGAEDPLLARVLGGALFGASSSEPGTPNIGQREQAHSTAVTPDADGFRLDGTKVYSTGNLYADFIVVSAGTADGATTQVVVPADRAGVIHEDDWDGIGQRLTGSGTTRFSGVRLAPEDFLSGQDAWSDKGSAYPATFPQLWLTTVIAGILRQVAQDAAALVRERVRTFYHAPAERPVDDPILQETVGYIASAAYAAEALVLDAADTLDASVSAILAGDGNPDLDAAAALKAAKAKVVIDELAQRAATALFDAGGATAARRGAHLDRHWRNIRTLASHNPRSYKAQRIGAHLISGTPLPNGAYF